In one window of Candidatus Margulisiibacteriota bacterium DNA:
- a CDS encoding ROK family protein — translation MTDKYIVGVDLGGTKIATAVATKEGKVLNQLNIPTLAEKGPDVVISRIVNSIENLLSDLKIEKSQISSLCIGVPGHVNAEKGKVYKAPNLADWNNIPLKKILKTHFDTNIIIENDANAAALGEFKLGAGKGSSNMFFITISTGVGAGIILNNKLYHGSNNSAGEVGHMTFNPEGPRCGCGNTGCFEAYASGPAMAARAIGKLKKSAKLTAEAKILIDLVDGELDKIDAKTLSEAAKKGDKFSLEQIKENAYYIGIGLVNIINILDPELIVIGGGVSQIGEILFDEIRNAINKRCTMNVDSIAPVVPAQLGTDAGILGAISLGM, via the coding sequence ATGACAGATAAATATATTGTTGGAGTAGACCTTGGTGGCACAAAAATTGCGACTGCGGTAGCGACAAAAGAAGGAAAAGTACTAAATCAACTAAACATCCCAACTCTTGCTGAAAAAGGACCGGATGTTGTTATTTCAAGAATAGTTAATTCTATCGAAAATCTCCTCTCTGACCTTAAGATTGAAAAAAGCCAGATCAGTTCTCTTTGTATCGGAGTTCCGGGTCATGTAAACGCTGAGAAAGGCAAAGTCTATAAAGCTCCGAATCTAGCAGATTGGAATAATATACCACTTAAGAAAATACTAAAAACCCATTTTGATACAAATATTATTATTGAAAATGACGCAAACGCAGCAGCTTTAGGAGAGTTCAAACTGGGCGCAGGCAAAGGCAGCTCCAATATGTTTTTTATTACAATAAGTACAGGCGTCGGAGCAGGAATTATTCTAAATAACAAACTCTATCATGGTTCTAACAATAGCGCAGGTGAAGTAGGTCATATGACCTTCAATCCCGAGGGACCAAGATGCGGATGCGGAAATACAGGCTGCTTTGAGGCGTATGCATCCGGTCCGGCCATGGCAGCCAGGGCTATCGGCAAATTAAAAAAATCAGCAAAGCTAACGGCCGAAGCCAAAATTCTGATTGATCTGGTTGATGGCGAACTTGATAAAATAGACGCAAAAACTTTAAGCGAAGCAGCAAAAAAAGGAGATAAGTTTTCTTTAGAGCAGATAAAAGAGAATGCTTATTATATTGGGATTGGCCTTGTGAACATTATTAATATACTCGATCCGGAATTAATCGTTATAGGCGGCGGCGTATCACAAATAGGTGAAATACTTTTTGATGAAATCAGGAATGCTATAAATAAACGTTGTACGATGAATGTTGATAGCATTGCTCCAGTTGTACCGGCACAACTAGGGACCGATGCAGGAATCCTGGGCGCTATTTCATTAGGGATGTAA